One Lasioglossum baleicum chromosome 6, iyLasBale1, whole genome shotgun sequence genomic window carries:
- the LOC143209476 gene encoding uncharacterized protein LOC143209476 translates to MWKIFCPLLLMLFTFDYPRDRSARAEPLRENGELVPRDDDQDHREDIRKRAETKNDAPRFPFYEDDENSSERIGRWRKNGEALEPKWRDGDTVPLLPFSQLTRYSGDDLDNVEEDEDESKQRGPKYRENGESLLSRNAERKEEMLSRERNNRPVNALKPKGTSNDEKEKKSEDLAERRRESTSTKYREAFQVRPNDYEHELDDEEYLKPRPRKRRPPQNYEFGLTENETRKPEASGFKLNVPTTSSESESRNQFVKNAMELKSLLKMQQEEGLSLSELLQRRNLTLNDLLKGRADAINALRSKDVDADDYIDERTTIVPLAKSTAKSPQRTSTEATRLKSSLKEGIISIVPVVVDLHENASGPSEMRLGQSTSGKSADAEPPRARGTPPAGILTLVTTSMPFPVATNSMELLRSEESTAKLRGNGEIRIDGLDEDEIMEFSDFPDYKNGRNAMSPVWLTVKDENSESPDLLRENYEGKGSTLSIEQLLNPTERSKFTSENEKQTTTGRPEKEDYNMYMDHEYQDDASAAYQDRNVEATTSTDESDQGETVTSGMEIGNWTKNHETDPNNANYTVRHQQDINETTKKSYDDIVSEVEPEARAEIFELFASGSAGKRLERLLKSRNMSLEELIALRQRGSSKVHLAEVSRIKVPKSKNENKEENSSDAATSSFTDNSGGEGRAIGNNYDKSYENVPKSASYPVNFIQPEEITTARSFSTVATSQIEDGSVLGDGKEEISGRREVQIVDLLTTFDSLPFAKDIRRKFADEYNREEKKRLPEDDDNLGMVVINDREIVGANDTANTIHSGFVKEIVKQEPNSIDIRTIYSETDVFTDDRDRREKERSLSKIRPSIIASGAILGVTIVVFLAIFIACRIKQKQKYRYRNTFSRAVFQGPMLAARKLSNSSSLSTVMVNVIATSTTKRPEKNDSAVHVGEMDSKSDIDNDSLDANDSWETIPDYMK, encoded by the exons ATGTGGAAAATATTCTGTCCGCTCTTGCTGATGCTTTTCACGTTTGACTACCCCCGTGATAGATCCGCTCGAGCCGAGCCGCTCCGCGAGAACGGCGAGCTCGTTCCACGGGACGATGACCAGGATCATCGG GAGGACATTCGGAAGCGAGCAGAAACGAAGAACGACGCTCCCAGGTTTCCATTCTACGAGGATGACGAAAATTCGAGCGAGCGGATCGGAAGATGGCGAAAAAATGGCGAAGCCCTGGAACCAAAATGGCGGGATGGCGACACGGTGCCTTTGCTCCCGTTTTCTCAACTGACACGGTACTCCGGCGATGATCTGGACAACGTCGAGGAAGACGAAGACGAGTCGAAGCAACGGGGACCGAAGTACAGAGAAAATGGAGAGTCTCTACTTTCTCGGAACGCTGAAAGAAAGGAGGAGATGCTATCGCGAGAAAGAAACAATCGGCCGGTGAACGCCTTGAAGCCTAAAGGAACATCGAACGACGAAAAGGAGAAGAAGTCTGAAGACCTGGCGGAACGTAGAAGAGAATCGACATCGACGAAATATCGAGAGGCTTTTCAAGTCCGTCCGAACGACTATGAACACGAGTTAGACGACGAGGAGTATCTCAAGCCTCGACCAAGGAAGAGGCGTCCTCCTCAAAATTATGAGTTCGGCTTGACAGAGAACGAGACTAGGAAACCGGAAGCTAGCGGGTTCAAACTAAACGTCCCGACAACTTCCTCGGAATCGGAATCCAGGAACCAGTTCGTAAAGAACGCGATGGAGTTGAAATCTCTGTTGAAAATGCAACAGGAGGAAGGTCTGAGCCTGTCGGAGTTGTTGCAAAGGAGAAACCTGACACTGAACGATCTGTTAAAAGGCAGGGCCGACGCGATCAACGCCCTCAGGTCAAAGGACGTCGACGCCGACGATTACATCGACGAGAGGACGACGATCGTGCCACTCGCGAAATCAACCGCGAAAAGTCCGCAGCGGACCAGCACGGAAGCGACGAGGTTGAAGAGCTCGCTGAAGGAAGGAATAATCTCGATCGTTCCGGTGGTGGTCGATCTGCATGAAAATGCGAGCGGCCCGAGTGAGATGCGTTTAGGACAATCAACGAGCGGAAAATCGGCGGACGCGGAACCTCCCAGAGCTAGGGGAACGCCTCCGGCGGGCATTCTAACTTTGGTTACGACATCGATGCCGTTCCCCGTCGCCACCAATTCCATGGAATTGCTGCGATCCGAGGAGAGCACCGCGAAGCTGCGTGGCAACGGCGAGATCAGGATCGACGGTCTTGACGAAGATGAGATCATGGAGTTCTCCGACTTCCCCGACTACAAGAACGGCCGGAACGCGATGTCCCCGGTATGGTTAACCGTGAAAGATGAAAACAGCGAGTCTCCGGATCTGCTCCGAGAGAATTACGAGGGCAAGGGATCCACGTTGAGCATCGAGCAGCTTCTCAATCCTACGGAACGCTCCAAGTTCACTTCAGAGAACGAGAAACAAACGACTACCGGACGACCTGAAAAGGAGGACTACAACATGTACATGGATCACGAATATCAAGACGATGCGTCAGCGGCATACCAAGATCGTAACGTTGAAGCGACAACCTCGACCGACGAGAGCGATCAAGGAGAGACTGTAACGAGCGGGATGGAGATTGGAAACTGGACGAAGAATCATGAAACAGATCCTAATAACGCTAATTACACCGTCAGACATCAACAGGATATAAACGAAACTACGAAGAAGAGCTACGACGATATAGTATCCGAAGTGGAACCGGAAGCACGAGCGGAGATCTTCGAGCTGTTCGCGTCGGGATCCGCGGGCAAGCGATTGGAGAGACTTCTCAAGTCCAGGAACATGAGTTTGGAAGAGTTGATCGCGCTGAGACAGAGGGGATCTAGCAAGGTTCACCTGGCTGAAGTGTCGCGGATCAAGGTACCTAAATCAAAGAACGAGAATAAGGAGGAAAACAGCTCCGACGCGGCGACTTCGTCGTTTACAGACAATAGTGGTGGAGAGGGAAGAGCGATCGGTAATAACTATGACAAGTCCTACGAGAATGTGCCTAAATCCGCATCCTATCCGGTGAACTTTATTCAACCGGAGGAGATTACTACCGCGAGATCGTTCTCTACCGTTGCAACCTCGCAGATCGAAGATGGAAGTGTCCTTGGTGATGGGAAAGAGGAGATCAGTGGGCGACGCGAGGTGCAAATTGTCGATTTGTTAACGACGTTCGACTCTCTGCCATTCGCGAAGGACATTCGGCGGAAGTTCGCTGACGAATATAAcagagaagagaagaagagacTGCCCGAAGATGACGACAACCTTGGCATGGTAGTTATAAATGATCGGGAAATTGTAGGAGCTAATGATACCGCGAACACGATTCACTCCGGCTTCGTGAAGGAGATCGTGAAACAGGAACCGAATTCGATCGACATCAGAACGATCTACAGCGAGACAGACGTGTTCACCGACGATCGAGACAGAAGAGAAAAGGAGAGAAGTTTGTCGAAGATAAGGCCAAGCATAATCGCCAGCGGAGCAATTCTTGGCGTAACCATTGTCGTTTTTCTTGCCATATTCATCGCGTGCAGGATCAAACAGAAACAGAAATACAGATACAGGAACACTTTCTCCAGAGCTGTGTTTCAAGGTCCCATGCTGGCTGCGAGAAAATTGTCGAACTCGAGCAGCCTGAGCACTGTGATGGTCAACGTGATTGCCACCTCGACGACCAAGAGGCCAGAGAAAAATGATTCAGCGGTACACGTCGGTGAAATGGATTCCAAAAGCGACATCGACAACGACTCCTTGGATGCCAACGATAGTTGGGAGACCATTCCTGATTACATGAAATGA